Genomic window (Microcaecilia unicolor chromosome 8, aMicUni1.1, whole genome shotgun sequence):
accaggtagatgctccaaatcaactcgttacctgcatgacagacagctgtcggcaatggtcacctgtatgaaagacacctgtccacagactcagtgaatcagtcagactctaacctctacaaaatggccaagagcaaggagctgtctaaggatgtcagggacaagatcatacacctgcacaaggctggaatgggctacaaaaccatcagtaagacgctgggcgagaaggagacaactgttggtgccatagtaagaaaatggaagaagtacaaaatgactgtcaatcgacaaagatctggggctccacgcaaaatctcacctcgtggggtatccttgatcatgaggaaggttagaaatcagcctacaactacaaggggggaacttgtcaatgatctcaaggcagctgggaccactgtcaccacgaaaaccattggtaacacattacgacataacggattgcaatcctgcagtgcccgcaaggtccccctgctccggaaggcacatgtgacggcccgtctgaagtttgccagtgaacacctggatgatgccgagagtgattgggagaaggtgctgtggtcagatgagacaaaaattgagctctttggcatgaactcaactcgccgtgtttggaggaagagaaatgctgcctatgacccaaagaacaccgtccccactgtcaagcatggaggtggaaatgttatgttttgggggtgtttctctgctaagggcacaggactacttcaccgcatcaatgggagaatggatggggccatgtaccgtacaattctgagtgacaacctccttccctccgccagggccttaaaaatgggtcgtggctgggtcttccagcacgacaatgacccaaaacatacagccaaggcaacaaaggagtggctcaggaagaagcacattagggtcatggagtggcctagccagtcaccagaccttaatcccattgaaaacttatggagggagctgaagctgcgagttgccaagcgacagcccagaactcttaatgatttagagatgatctgcaaagaggagtggaccaaaattcctcctgacatgtgtgcaaacctcatcatcaactacagaagacgtctgaccgctgtgcttgccaacaagggttttgccaccaagtattaggtcttgtttgccagagggattaaatacttatttccctctgcagaatgcaaataaattcatatactttccacaatgtgattttccggatttaatttgtgatgtgctatctctcactgttaccaataacctacccttcaattatgggctgctcatgtctttgtcagtgggcaaacttacaaaatcagcaagggatcaaatacttatttccaccactgtatacattataaagtagcacatatgagttgggcagactggatggaccgtgcaggtctttttctgccgtcatctactatgttactatattatttaAAATAGGACAGAAGAATGCTACAAGAAGATCATGAAAAGGAGTACTGGATTAAACTTGTAGCGACCGAACGCAGCTCTACCGTTCACTCACTCGTGAGGTTTAACCTGTTCACACCACCTGTGCAATGGGTGACGGCTCACCCAATGATTCTCACACAGCCAGTTGTCAGTTCAGCAAACCTCTCTTTATTTTTCTCACTTCAAACAGCAGTCATTGATCTTAAGCAAAGGCAGAGCATAAACAGCTACTAAAACATAAGAAGAGAAAAGATTAGTGGGGGCTAGCAGACACTTGACTCCTCAAGTGTCCACCAGACTCTCCTCCTGAGCTTAAGGTGTTCCCTTATTTTATAGGAGTTTTACTTTATCTGTCTATTCCTTCCCTCTCATCTGCCTATCTATCCTTTTCACCTATCATCTCTCACCTAGTCTTCATCCCTCCCATGTTCCGAAACAatttgtcgtcccccccccccccccgcccccatctTGTTCCTGACGCGCACAGCtactgcttatttttttttttgttacatttgtaccccgcgctttcccactcatggcaggctcaatgcggcttacatattgtatgcaggtgcttatttgtacctggggcaatggagggttaagtgacttgcccagagtcacaaggagctgcctgtgcctgcagtgggaatcgaacccagttccccaggacccaagtccaccaccctaaccactaggccactcctccactgttgctactatttgagattctacatggaatgttgctattccactagcaacattccatgtagaagtcggcccttgcagatcaccaatgtggccgcgcaggcttctgcttctgtgagtctgatgtcctgcatgtacgtgcaggacgtcacactcacaaaaacagaagcctgcgcagccttctacatggaatgttgctagtggaatagcaacattccatgtagaacctccaatagtagcaacattccatgtagaatctccaatagtagcaacattccatgtagaatctccaatagtatctattttatttttgttatatttgtaccctgcgctttcccactcatggcaggctcaatgcggcttacatggggcaatggagggttaagtgacttgcccagagtcacaaggagctgcctgtgcctgaagtgggaattgaactcagttcctcaggaccaaagtccaccaccctaaccactaggccactcctccactgttgctactattggagattctacatggaatgttgctattgcactagcaacattccatgtagaagtcggcctttgcagatcaccaatgtggccgcgcaggcttctgcttcagtgagtctgacatcctgcacgtacgtgcaggacgtcagactcacagaaacagaagcctgcgcagccttctataggaatgttgctagtggaatagcaacattccatgtagaatctccaatagtagcaacattccatgtagaatctccaatagtagcaacattccatgtagaatctccaatagtatctattttatttttgttatatttgtaccctgcgctttcccactcatggcaggctcaatgcggcttacatggggcaatggagggttaagtgacttgcccagagtcacaaggagctgcctgtgcctgaagtgggaattgaactcagttcctcaggaccaaagtccaccaccctaaccactaggccactcctccactgttgctactattggagattctacatggaatgttgctattgcactagcaacattccatgtagaagtcggcctttgcagatcaccaatgtggccgcgcaggcttctgcttcagtgagtctgacatcctgcacgtacgtgcaggacgtcagactcacagaaacagaagcctgcgcagccttctataggaatgttgctagtggaatagcaacattccatgtagaatctccaatagtagcaacattccatgtagaatctccaatagtagcaacattccatctagaatctccaatagtagcaacattccatgtagaatctccagtagtatctattttatttttgttacatttgtaccccgcgctttcccactcatggcaggctcaatgcggcttacatggggcaatggagggttaagtgacttgcccagagtcacaaggagctgcctgtgcctgaagtgggaatcaaactcagttcctcagttccccaggaccaaagtccaccaccctaaccagtattttattatgttttctaGATTTCTAACGTTCTGTAGTTAATTAGCTACATCCcattctttttctgctgtcagccCCCCTCTTGTTACCTTCTTTATGTACTTAAATACAAGCTTAAAATAAACGTGGCAATAATGAGCAGAACAAATGTTAAAGTACATATCTCCATGCAGTCTTTCTCTAATGTAATTCACATGTGTAAGTCCCTTTCCAGAAGAGCTTATAATGTTACCATCTTTTCCAATGCTCAAGGTGCACTTGAACCCCCATATATTCTCACATTCTCTCCTGCGTTCACACATACTTGTCCAAGATCCTTAATCATGTCTTTAATGTTTTAAACTATGTGACAGGTCTGCACAAATCCCTCTGTTCAGTTCTTCTTAGCTGTTTGTCCACAGGCCATTGGCCTGCTCTGACTCACCTCTCTGACAGTAACAAATTCAAAGttgcgaagagggaaatacatgggataaacacaaaggaattctgttcagaaggaatggatccacagaagcttagcggagattgggtggcaacactggtaattgggaagcaaagctagtattgggcagacttctacagcctgtgccctgaaaatggcaagggcaaatcaaggtcaggtatatatatatataaagtagcttattttgttgggcagactggatggaccgtacaggtctttatctgccgccatcttCTATGTTACCTTGGAAAGAATTAAACCTAGAGGCTGTTATGCTAGTGAGCCCTGTCTGTGGACAGATTTCAGGCAATTTAAAATATCATAAATTGCCATAGTTGTGATGATCACTGCATTATTTTTAAGAGGTATGCAAGTTCAGATACAGTTGCAATAAATGGCAAAGGATACTTAACAAATGAAAAGACCTTTAGTCCCACTGAGGCCATGATTACAGCTATGGGAGTACAGGAAAAATGAAATTTGCCAGTGTATGTAAGAATGCCCCTTCTGAAACTGTTCTGGTCTCCAAGGGATCAATATCCAAAATATTTACCCAACTAAAATGTTGTTTTAGTTGGCTAATTCTTCCCAGTTAAAATATGGTGCCTCAAACTGGCCTAGAATTCTGTTTACTAAACATTCTTTTCCATAAAATGGAAGAAAATCTTTAGCAAGCAGGCTTCTAAATTTGATTAAAATCACAAGCTGCACTGGGAAAAAAAGAGGCTGAAATGGAGGTGGTTCTTGAGGCAGGAGTTGAAATTAAGCTCTTTCATGCAATACTCATGcaaactggctaagtttagccaGGTAACCCCGAAAGGACAAATGGCAGACTTCCCACTGAGGGCACGTTGCATCAACCAAAcaataaaagtccttaacgaatttgaaaaaacgaagaatgcacccaaaaaaaaagtcgcacatgttcggtacggtattgaaaagtacaatgtatcaaacattcgtaatccccatcggtaatcggcccctaaagcatgcgcagagcagccaagcgttttgctggctgctctgcgcatgccacaaacgtcaaaacaacaacaaaaaacacgaacacgtggctccccgcttccccctgcgttaatagaaaatcaaaaaaggatcgggagggggcaaaggcactcgtcaggagcgtcctgtatggacggccttgcccccccccccccccaccctgcccgAGGTcgtcgctgctccccgcttccccctgtattaaaataaaaaatcaaaacaaaaatgaaaagtttagcagccccgaccccccctcccttcctgactctctgtttctccttctcccacagctccgcctcccaccatcctccgccccgtgccccgcccccttgaggtcatcgccaccgctccccccccccctccaccggaccccccctccgccttaccggcccgctcagcgcctgtcacctctgtgtgaaggcgctgcacgggcaagaacagctgatcggcgatcagtgatgcctcctccgacgtccctccgttcttcctgggcccaccctcctctgacgtaagggtcgttaaagtttagtgcatcttgccctgagaCTGAGCGGGTAGCTAGAGCTGGATATTCAGCTAGCGAGTAAGTGCTGTTGAAGTGCTATGAAAAGGTCATTGGCTCAGTTTGCCCGGTTACTTTACCTGCTctgtgtatttttgaaaagcaacCCCTAAGCTCACTTGTGTTTTATACAATTTCACATTTATTCTGTATCATATTTGTTCAGCTTATACCTGTCTCTTGTGAATTTATGGAAAATACTTTGGATCTTTCTAATCATAGCTATATGCAGGCATATTAAAGCTGCAAGAACATTGTACCATAACCAGAAGGCTTTGGATAACTGCAAAGGCAGTcctgtttagggttaccatatttgcagaaatgataaagaggacacaaaaaaaataaaatgctgccctATCCCGAGTCCCAGCCTGCCCTCGCCCTGCCTACTGCAGTCGACCTTgatccctcaagaaagccagattctataagcagtgaaaatgctggtaaaagtaacagaagagCATTTTCTTCCGTAGtccaaatacaaaattagaaaagatgtacaattccaaaaaagcaaacatccatgagcagcatgcccccctttcctttcctttcccctcctatccttgagcagcatgtccccctctccatcCTCTTCTGTCCTTATGCtacatttctcccttttcccttcccgccATGTACAGCAggtcctccctctcccttcccttccatccatgagcagctgcccccttctctccctcccatctacGAGCAGTTTGTCCCCTCCCACCCAGGCCTGCCTTGCAGCCCTGGGggtctagtggccttttcagggcaggaaagaaccccactctgcCGTCCCCGCTGCCATtgtttcttgaaaatggctgccgagacttcaagcggtaaaCCTCTCAAGACTTCtgtgaagtcttgcgaggcctccacttgaagtctcggtggccattttcaagaagcagcgGTAGCGGGGATGGGAGAGTGGCTGGCAGGAAAGAGTGTAgttcttttctgccctgaagaggccactagaccaccagtgtgcGCTGTGGTAggctgggagtgggggggagaaGGCAAACCCATCCACCAGCCCATAAACCTGGACAAACTGGCTGGCTTGCTGGAAAAAAAAGCATCTGTACCACTGACTGTCCCCTGAAAAGGACACGtctggggaaatccggacgtatggtaaccctagcgctTTTAATAGAAACCAACAAGGTAAAGTGTAATTAAGGGAGCCAAGAAGCCCTCAGTTTCCTCTGTCTCATTCCTCATCCACCCATTGTTGCTGTTTCTGAAATAATAATTACAGACGTCAGCTCTGGGTTGTGGTTTTTCCTGAACAGCACTAACTTCACTGAAGGTGGCGTAATACCAGTTTGATGGCAGCAGGTGATAATACATTAAGGCCAGTTCTGCCGAGGTTTTAGGTGGCATGCTAGTTGTTGGAGCACCCGGCCATTGTTCTCTTTTCCAGTTCCTCTATTTCAATGGTGGTCCTTGTCGCACTGCTGTCGACTGTCTCATTCCTCCTGTACTTCTGTCTAAGATGCCAGATGGCGCTCCGTACTGCCTGTTTACAGGGCTTGTGAAGAAAAAGAATGAACAGTAAACTAATACAGCTCTCACTGAACAAGACAAATTCCGCACTGTTCATAATCAGCTCTTCTCTTGGTGATCCGTTGAGCATCTGCAGCTTTAGTGCAGTCCTGCGGAGAAGCATAATATTGTAGAACAGACGACACGTGAGCATCGTCAGGGCGATACACAGCATGACAGTGGGGGATGGCATGTTTTCCTTTAAGGGAACAGCGTCTGCCTTCACCATCTTCACCACTATCAGGACCCAAAAGAGTATGGTGAACATAGATGGGATAGCAAAACCGAAGGAAAACTTGACTATGTCATATTCAGGCCAGGCATTGAGCGGGTCTGTCTGGCAGTAGGTTGTCTCGTGAAGATACGCAGCTGTACCCAGCAGTGCCACAACCAGCAAGGAGCCCAGGAAAGCCAAAGCTAGCGCGAGGGATATGGACAGCAGGGGCCTTGCTTCTGTCACCAGTAAAGCCCTGGTTCGATTTTCTTGCAGTAAGAGAACGAAGAGCATCAAAATCTGAAGGTATTGAGAATTGAAATAAAAcagattaaagaaaaaagaaagaactcCGCAGCTGAGGTTCGTTACGTGTAGGTAGCCAGGCCTGATTACTGTAGTGAAAGAAAAAAGTATAATTACGATATAGGTAATAACTAAGTCAAGCATGAGTATATCGAACCTTCCCAACGTTTTACTTCTTGAGTAGTTTCTGAAGAAGATAGCCAGGATCAGCAACCCTGCTATTAAGCCAGGTGGTACGAAAAATGCAACATAGCAGTGAAGGACCCTTGAGATGAT
Coding sequences:
- the LOC115476148 gene encoding uncharacterized protein LOC115476148 isoform X2, coding for MVWRNMTWIKYPSHDLLNPLISIEDIITSENIISRVLHCYVAFFVPPGLIAGLLILAIFFRNYSRSKTLGRFDILMLDLVITYIVIILFSFTTVIRPGYLHVTNLSCGVLSFFFNLFYFNSQYLQILMLFVLLLQENRTRALLVTEARPLLSISLALALAFLGSLLVVALLGTAAYLHETTYCQTDPLNAWPEYDIVKFSFGFAIPSMFTILFWVLIVVKMVKADAVPLKENMPSPTVMLCIALTMLTCRLFYNIMLLRRTALKLQMLNGSPREELIMNNAETEHS
- the LOC115476148 gene encoding uncharacterized protein LOC115476148 isoform X1 → MVWRNMTWIKYPSHDLLNPLISIEDIITSENIISRVLHCYVAFFVPPGLIAGLLILAIFFRNYSRSKTLGRFDILMLDLVITYIVIILFSFTTVIRPGYLHVTNLSCGVLSFFFNLFYFNSQYLQILMLFVLLLQENRTRALLVTEARPLLSISLALALAFLGSLLVVALLGTAAYLHETTYCQTDPLNAWPEYDIVKFSFGFAIPSMFTILFWVLIVVKMVKADAVPLKENMPSPTVMLCIALTMLTCRLFYNIMLLRRTALKLQMLNGSPREELIMNSAEFVLFSESCISLLFILFLHKPCKQAVRSAIWHLRQKYRRNETVDSSATRTTIEIEELEKRTMAGCSNN